The Brassica napus cultivar Da-Ae chromosome C7, Da-Ae, whole genome shotgun sequence genomic interval TAAAATCTTTCCTCCTGTTTCTTCCCCTTGGTTGATAAAATCAAGAGCTTCTTGGAAGATACCTTCAATCTTTGAGTCTTCATCGTCAGTTATCTGGTCAAACAGAAGACACAAGAAGAGAACTCTCTCCACTTTATAGATGCATTTTGGTGACAAATGATATTTAATCAAGAACGGTTTTACTTACTGAGAAGTTTTTGTACTTGAAGAGATCCGGGTACTGAGTATCTGATTGTCCTATTTCATTTGCGCACAAGCATAGAATATGAGTTATACCCAAATGCTGAAGAGTGTAAACGGACCTTGCAGCCAATCCTCCACCGATGAAAAGATTATCTTGTATCATTGATGGTTTCTCTGTATTAGCAGCTTTGGTAATCAGTGATATCCTCTCAAGAATGTGCTCAAGTCTAACCTGTTATCATGGAGAATGTAAGGAAGAGAGAAGAGTATTTATGAGAGCAGGTGAAAGGAAAACGAAGAAACTAATAATAATTACCTTAAGCTCGTAAGCATCAATGCAACTGTTATTATCACTCCCCTCAAAGAAACCAGTGTTGAAACCGTTCTCTTGACAGAGTTTCATAACTTCATTCCGCAGTGTTTCATTCCACTGGTCTAGTTCTTTATTAGACTCCGCATCAATCTGTGGACGCACCATGTAAAGAATCAATATGAAGGAAGCTGAAATTGGCTTCTGTAGGCCTgctgaaccgaaccaaactcgCCGAACTGAACCAAAATTTTTGTTCAGTTAGTTCGGTTCAATTAGGcaggtttataaaaaaaaacttcggttttcggtttggtAATCAGCTTGTACAGTTTCTCAATTTTTTGTTAACCAAATTTCGAACCAAATTAAGCAAACTAACCAAACCAGCCGAATACCAAACCATTTTTTTCCACTTCAATTCGGTGAGATTTTGGTCGAACCGAACTATCCGAATTCTGAACCCGCATGCCTAGTCTTATGTATTAGACCATAATGATCAAAATCCTGAAGCAACAAACCTTTGCAAATTTATGGAAGTCACGGAGCTTTGCTGCCAAACGCTGACTACTAAGAGACTCTCCACCTCTACTGTATCTTCCATGCCAGCTTTCTCTTGACTTAGGCGAAGTGGCATCTCCCCCTTCCTTGTTTTCAGAACCTGGAGTCCTAGGAGCTACTGATCTGTGCATATCCGACTCACTATGGTCAAAGCTGTTATCACTAGGCACCCTCTCTTTCGAAGGAGATGGATAATGATGATTCACCTCATGTCCAAAACCTTGCAATGGCGACACAGGAACAGCAAAGTCATCTCTATCAAAATCAGCACACATTGTTTTGTCCATCATACTGAAAAAAGCACGCAGCAAACCATCTAGCTTCTGATGAAGGGTGACGAGGAAGATGTGGAACTCGTGCAAGTCCCTGAGACCAGCGCGAAAACCGTTTCTAAACTCGCGCACAACTGGCGTCACTGCAGCAGGTGTTTCTTCACGTTCTTTCGCCTGTAGATGGCCTAAACCTCCTTCTGTTATTTCGTACAACAGATTCGAAGAGTACTGGCTGCTATTGATAAGCAGCTCGACTAGTCTCGGATAGATCTCTTGGTCGCTTGCTCGTTTGCCAGCGGGAGGACGCCGCGGAACGCCTGAGTCTATAGTAACAATGTGGAACTCAGGAGCCATGGAGGTATCAGACATCGGACTCATGAACTCGGTGTCATAAGATCTTGGAGATTCTGTTATATCAGAGAAGTCAGAGGACTGCGAGACCAAACGGTGATCGCTAACACTCAGTCTTGATCTGCTGTCAACAGAGGAAGCTCTCCTCTCCCTTTGGATTGATCTGTAGTCTCTTGGATGGTACCGTTTGATGGCGGAATCAAAAGCTTCTTCGAATGAGCACTCTAGAGGTTTGGTTGATGACATGATTCTGTCGGTTAGTAAGAGGTTTGCAGGGTTGCCACGCCATCTCAGCTGACGGCAGGGTAGTCTGTCTTCGTTTCTTATCACGAGATCTAACAGCAAGATTCTCCCTAACGCTGAAGCAGCTCTCTCTGCTTTTTCTTCTGTTTCGAAACTGCTCATGCTCTCTAGGAGTGGACATCCATGGACATAGCTGCCAATAACCAATTTGAGAATTGCAGTGTGCTTAGAAAGAGGGAATGTTACATAAACATCACATATCAACAAAACTGAACATTTGAATGTGTTGGGGTAACAATTAGGAAAAGACAAATGTCTGGTCAACTATTTTCACCAACTAATTACTCAGATTAAATTTTCTGTTCAA includes:
- the LOC111208237 gene encoding dual specificity protein phosphatase PHS1, with protein sequence MAEAEKKRDQTFPQEKDEEKDLDLGHCDEHESPLPLTVTSRVLYMLGDIAAGPAYRFTQWLDLVRKRSATYGSSGFPHRLHRIDDMVSSAGERNADPKSPPSKETSEISLWERLGKASIVDIDSISFSWSILSSLHHTEHSSSTDHSEEDQSKPLEVTVNSGGVVFFALFSHPSSEDASRKEEAAAVIKFASSRMATQSERLGYEFAKWLGVQIPQARVIHSCNPEWTLIKEATEKAQAKANSEGDEVGEVTCSELLEALELSRCLLLMSYVHGCPLLESMSSFETEEKAERAASALGRILLLDLVIRNEDRLPCRQLRWRGNPANLLLTDRIMSSTKPLECSFEEAFDSAIKRYHPRDYRSIQRERRASSVDSRSRLSVSDHRLVSQSSDFSDITESPRSYDTEFMSPMSDTSMAPEFHIVTIDSGVPRRPPAGKRASDQEIYPRLVELLINSSQYSSNLLYEITEGGLGHLQAKEREETPAAVTPVVREFRNGFRAGLRDLHEFHIFLVTLHQKLDGLLRAFFSMMDKTMCADFDRDDFAVPVSPLQGFGHEVNHHYPSPSKERVPSDNSFDHSESDMHRSVAPRTPGSENKEGGDATSPKSRESWHGRYSRGGESLSSQRLAAKLRDFHKFAKIDAESNKELDQWNETLRNEVMKLCQENGFNTGFFEGSDNNSCIDAYELKVRLEHILERISLITKAANTEKPSMIQDNLFIGGGLAARSVYTLQHLGITHILCLCANEIGQSDTQYPDLFKYKNFSITDDEDSKIEGIFQEALDFINQGEETGGKILVHCFEGRSRSATVVLAYLMLRKNLTLLEAWSKLRKVHRRAQPNDGFARILVNIDKKCHGKVSMEWRQRKPTMKVCPVCGKNAGLSSSSLKLHLQKSHKKLSSGSVDSAMNMEIQKALEALQLSSGRGSSVSSSSFQSLTG